Proteins from a genomic interval of Kiritimatiellia bacterium:
- a CDS encoding FAD-binding oxidoreductase: MNGGAWVAAIREWRAAVGAERVVDDAASVAALCRNVSGLVRRVPVVIRPRNADEVATVVRIARRHRTPVHPISRGRNWGMGSRLPPRDDTAVLDLSDLNRIRELNVAGRYAVVEPGVTQRQLYERLQRDRLPLRFNVTGSSADSSLIGNALERGVGYLDSRAAFLTGLEVVLGTGEVLRTGFAHFPGARTTHLYRWGVGPWLDGLFAQGNFGIVTAAGVELLPMPEAETAVIARIRREEELADLVDALADLRRRGLIAGVAHVGNRERSWITLAPLIAEQLIADGRCDARSARSAAEEILKAEGFGPWSAVAAVSGARAGHRAKCREVRRQLGRVARVTILPAGALATAERVLVAAAKWSERAARKLAVLRAVKPLHGLAEGVPTDDTLPAVEWPLGGPPVRRVDPDEGEAGLLYCLPILPAEGGFVAEVVAAVRRIFAARGFEAAITVNLLDDRSMEGVISLAFHRSSPEQTRAAQEAVREAEEELLRRGCPPYRVGLGSMDVVVRADDPFWCVVARLKGVLDPDEVISPGRYNLL, translated from the coding sequence ATGAACGGGGGAGCGTGGGTGGCAGCCATCCGCGAATGGCGCGCCGCAGTTGGCGCGGAGCGGGTGGTGGACGACGCGGCGTCGGTGGCGGCGCTCTGCCGCAACGTGAGCGGTCTGGTACGGCGGGTGCCGGTGGTGATTCGGCCACGGAATGCGGATGAGGTGGCGACAGTGGTGCGGATCGCGCGGCGCCACCGTACGCCGGTGCACCCGATCAGCCGTGGACGGAACTGGGGGATGGGATCGAGGCTACCGCCGCGCGACGACACCGCCGTGCTTGATCTGTCGGACCTCAACCGGATTCGTGAGCTCAATGTCGCAGGCCGCTACGCAGTGGTGGAACCCGGTGTGACGCAGCGGCAGCTCTACGAGCGGCTCCAACGGGATCGGCTGCCGCTGCGGTTCAATGTGACGGGCTCGTCGGCGGATTCCAGCCTGATCGGCAACGCGCTGGAGCGGGGCGTCGGTTATTTGGATTCGCGCGCCGCGTTTCTCACCGGTCTCGAGGTTGTGTTGGGTACGGGCGAGGTGCTTCGGACCGGTTTTGCGCACTTCCCGGGCGCCCGAACGACGCACCTGTACCGCTGGGGTGTGGGCCCCTGGCTCGACGGTCTGTTCGCACAGGGCAACTTTGGCATCGTGACCGCGGCGGGGGTGGAGCTCTTGCCAATGCCGGAGGCGGAGACAGCGGTGATTGCGCGCATCCGTCGCGAGGAGGAGCTGGCCGATTTGGTCGACGCGCTCGCGGATCTGCGCCGGCGCGGTTTGATCGCGGGTGTCGCGCATGTCGGCAATCGGGAGCGGAGTTGGATCACGCTGGCTCCGCTGATCGCGGAGCAACTGATTGCGGACGGCCGTTGTGATGCGAGGAGCGCGCGGAGCGCCGCGGAGGAGATTCTCAAGGCCGAAGGGTTTGGTCCCTGGAGCGCTGTCGCAGCGGTATCTGGTGCGCGAGCCGGACATCGCGCAAAATGCCGCGAGGTGCGGCGGCAGCTCGGTCGTGTGGCGCGTGTGACGATATTGCCGGCGGGCGCACTGGCGACTGCCGAGCGCGTGCTGGTGGCCGCGGCAAAGTGGTCAGAGCGTGCGGCGCGCAAGCTGGCGGTGCTGCGCGCGGTGAAACCGCTCCACGGCCTGGCCGAGGGCGTGCCGACCGACGACACGCTTCCGGCTGTGGAATGGCCGCTCGGCGGGCCACCGGTGCGACGGGTGGATCCGGACGAGGGGGAGGCGGGGCTGCTGTATTGCTTGCCGATCCTGCCCGCAGAGGGCGGTTTCGTCGCGGAGGTGGTGGCCGCAGTGCGGCGCATCTTTGCCGCGCGGGGATTCGAGGCTGCGATCACGGTGAACCTGTTGGACGATCGGTCCATGGAGGGGGTGATCAGCCTTGCGTTCCACCGTAGCAGTCCGGAACAGACGCGCGCGGCTCAGGAGGCGGTGCGCGAGGCCGAAGAGGAACTGCTGCGTCGGGGGTGCCCGCCTTATCGGGTGGGGCTGGGGAGCATGGATGTCGTGGTACGAGCGGACGATCCGTTCTGGTGCGTGGTCGCGCGTCTGAAGGGTGTTCTTGATCCCGATGAGGTGATCTCACCGGGCCGATACAATTTGCTCTGA
- a CDS encoding response regulator: protein MGRRCVLVVDDELGPRESLRILLKQRYDVIAVDSVPAAIEAMRQRRPDLIISDIRMPGMNGIEGLRKFRELDPDVAVIMLTGYADLATARAAMQLGATDYVSKPFDVDEMLHMVERGVETTDRRRARAAAAEELQRLNEELQRRIEENRRLAVLGMTSAQMVHDISNPLTIVIGYLDLLNLLLDRNADGPARQEAREYIESIRSNLRHCTEVLQSWRSLGNKGALRLEPISVKELLSTIVRDARSPGTSTLIELSLEGDAANITLVGDRVHLRRAVENIVRNAIQAVEPGGGRVRVTATREGRELVVTVEDNGCGIAPEDLPRVFDPFFTKGKGERGTGLGLFIARQVAEDHGGRIDIASRLGEGTRVSVRLPMTQ, encoded by the coding sequence ATGGGGCGCCGCTGTGTGCTGGTCGTGGACGACGAGCTGGGGCCGCGAGAAAGTCTTCGTATCCTACTAAAACAGCGATATGACGTGATCGCGGTGGATTCGGTCCCCGCGGCGATAGAGGCGATGCGACAGCGCCGCCCCGACCTGATCATCAGCGATATTCGAATGCCCGGGATGAACGGCATCGAAGGGCTGAGAAAATTTCGGGAGCTCGACCCGGACGTCGCGGTGATCATGCTCACCGGCTATGCGGATCTTGCAACCGCGCGGGCCGCGATGCAGTTGGGCGCAACGGACTACGTGTCGAAGCCCTTCGATGTCGATGAAATGTTGCACATGGTCGAGCGCGGTGTTGAGACCACCGACCGCCGTCGGGCGCGGGCGGCAGCGGCCGAGGAGCTGCAGCGCCTCAATGAGGAGTTGCAGCGCCGGATCGAGGAAAACCGCCGGCTGGCGGTGCTGGGCATGACCTCCGCGCAGATGGTGCACGACATCAGCAATCCGCTGACGATCGTGATCGGCTATCTGGACCTGCTCAATTTGCTGCTCGATCGGAACGCCGACGGTCCCGCGCGGCAGGAGGCGCGGGAGTACATCGAATCGATTCGCAGCAACCTGCGGCACTGCACCGAAGTTTTGCAGTCGTGGCGTTCGCTCGGCAACAAGGGGGCGCTGCGGCTCGAGCCGATCTCGGTGAAAGAACTGCTCTCGACGATCGTCCGCGACGCGCGCTCGCCCGGAACGTCCACCCTCATCGAGCTCAGTCTGGAGGGTGATGCGGCGAACATCACGCTGGTCGGGGACCGTGTGCACCTGCGGCGGGCGGTCGAAAACATCGTCCGCAATGCGATCCAGGCGGTCGAGCCTGGCGGCGGGCGCGTCCGCGTGACGGCGACGCGCGAGGGCCGGGAGCTGGTGGTCACGGTCGAAGACAACGGTTGTGGCATTGCGCCGGAGGATCTGCCCCGAGTGTTCGATCCGTTCTTCACGAAGGGCAAGGGGGAGCGGGGGACCGGGTTGGGGCTGTTCATCGCGCGGCAGGTGGCGGAGGATCACGGTGGGCGGATTGACATCGCGAGCCGGCTGGGCGAGGGGACACGGGTGAGTGTGCGCCTGCCAATGACCCAATGA